A window of Shewanella mesophila contains these coding sequences:
- the mnmD gene encoding tRNA (5-methylaminomethyl-2-thiouridine)(34)-methyltransferase MnmD: MNNIHVQMTKDGTHTLMSSLFDDSYHAHNGAMTESEYVYIESGFKSLSTDFTRVSILELGFGSGMNAILTLKHALAQTGKIVKPIRFVSVEAYPVASEVIRQLNYKQHFNAELAALFDELHQAPWDCDVEIIPGFILHKVHGKLADYRAPEQTINLIYYDGFAPSKQPELWTQDNFDRLYPMMMQAGMLVSYCANGQFKRNLKAAGLRVKSHPGALGRREMTRAWRP; encoded by the coding sequence ATGAATAATATCCATGTCCAGATGACAAAAGATGGTACTCATACCCTGATGAGTAGCCTGTTTGATGATAGCTATCATGCCCATAATGGTGCGATGACTGAATCAGAATATGTTTACATTGAATCGGGTTTTAAGTCGCTATCCACTGACTTTACAAGGGTGAGTATTTTAGAACTGGGGTTTGGTTCGGGTATGAATGCGATCTTAACCTTAAAGCATGCACTCGCTCAAACGGGCAAGATAGTTAAACCGATTCGGTTTGTCAGCGTCGAGGCTTATCCCGTTGCCTCCGAGGTGATCAGGCAACTGAATTATAAACAGCATTTTAATGCGGAACTTGCAGCGCTATTTGATGAGTTACATCAGGCGCCTTGGGATTGTGATGTCGAAATTATCCCTGGATTTATTCTGCACAAGGTGCATGGCAAGCTTGCAGATTATCGTGCGCCAGAGCAGACGATTAACCTGATCTACTATGATGGATTCGCCCCAAGCAAGCAGCCAGAACTCTGGACACAAGACAATTTCGATCGTCTTTACCCTATGATGATGCAAGCAGGGATGCTGGTCAGTTACTGCGCCAATGGTCAGTTCAAGCGTAATTTAAAGGCGGCAGGCT
- a CDS encoding class I SAM-dependent rRNA methyltransferase: MSLNALLAKALDQRSQLIADAKANNTDCYRVFHGTVEGSNGLNIDRYGNAWLIQTFHQSLTAKELEEISIILRKFEDLRVIYNDRSDKNSRILNPLDETLEAFATSEQVMHENGIQFSSKLRHEGQDPLLFLDMRIGREYVKAHSKDKSVLNLFSYTCGIGTAAAVGGATRVMNVDFSSFALAAGRKNALLNRVDTVCEFVQSDAFPAMRQLAGMKVGGRRNQKLPSYPKLSPTQFDLVFLDPPRFAKSPFGTVDLINDYQSLFKPAMLATKKGGTIVCCNNVAKVDKQAWFDALVRCAEKQGRSVIQHQWLNCHPDFPSFDGKHPLKIVALEVA, encoded by the coding sequence ATGTCGCTTAATGCATTATTAGCCAAGGCATTAGATCAACGCAGTCAGTTAATCGCTGACGCTAAAGCCAATAATACTGATTGCTACCGCGTATTTCATGGCACAGTCGAAGGCAGCAATGGCCTCAATATAGACCGCTATGGTAATGCATGGCTAATTCAAACCTTTCATCAATCTTTAACCGCCAAAGAACTTGAGGAGATTAGCATCATACTCAGGAAGTTCGAAGATCTTCGGGTGATCTATAACGACAGATCGGATAAGAACTCTCGCATTCTCAACCCATTAGATGAAACATTAGAGGCTTTTGCCACCTCTGAGCAAGTGATGCATGAAAACGGTATCCAGTTCAGCAGCAAACTACGCCATGAGGGCCAAGATCCGCTGTTATTTCTCGACATGCGTATAGGTCGGGAATATGTCAAAGCCCATAGTAAGGATAAATCGGTACTCAATCTTTTCTCCTATACCTGTGGCATAGGCACCGCGGCTGCGGTTGGCGGCGCGACTCGAGTCATGAATGTCGATTTTTCCTCATTTGCCTTAGCGGCGGGCAGAAAAAATGCCCTACTAAACAGAGTGGATACTGTGTGTGAATTTGTCCAAAGCGATGCGTTTCCGGCGATGCGCCAGCTTGCAGGTATGAAGGTTGGCGGTCGCCGCAACCAAAAATTGCCTAGCTACCCTAAGCTCAGCCCGACTCAGTTCGATTTGGTTTTTCTGGACCCACCTAGGTTTGCGAAAAGCCCCTTCGGCACAGTTGATTTAATCAATGATTATCAAAGCCTATTTAAACCTGCCATGTTAGCCACCAAGAAAGGCGGCACTATCGTCTGTTGCAACAATGTCGCTAAAGTCGACAAGCAAGCTTGGTTTGACGCCTTAGTTCGCTGTGCTGAGAAGCAAGGGCGCAGTGTGATCCAACATCAGTGGCTAAATTGTCATCCTGATTTCCCCTCCTTTGATGGCAAGCATCCACTAAAAATTGTAGCCCTTGAAGTGGCATAG
- a CDS encoding MFS transporter, which yields MDKTLINCKLNNPAAPVIGLSFFAVASGFLMSLIPLSLAHFKLDSALVPWLASIFYLGLLIGATTIERILAKTGHRVAFILFLGLLISSVVTMLAITTAAVWLAARFIAGMAVAGVFVVVESWLLMADTPKARAKRLGLYMMALYGGSALGQLAIGPLGTEGTTPYLFAICLLGLAILAPLLITSGQPERQQQQKLPLKEIKTLSRPAILGCLVSGLLLGPIYGLMPVYIASQADHAQQTGLLMACIIIGGMLVQPLVSYLSTRMSKSLLMAMFCLLGTLSVLGILKSSSFNMLALSYLLLGACSFALYPIAITLACDLLPAAKIVSATEVMLLSYSIGSVLGPILAVKLSDASDNIIFYLGGCLLTTSIYMLIKSSEKISAGQSPVVG from the coding sequence GTGGATAAAACCCTCATTAACTGCAAATTGAACAATCCTGCAGCACCCGTAATTGGCTTGTCATTTTTTGCTGTCGCCTCAGGTTTTTTGATGAGCTTGATCCCATTGTCGCTCGCTCACTTTAAACTAGATAGCGCACTGGTTCCTTGGCTTGCCAGCATTTTCTATCTAGGCCTTCTGATAGGGGCCACTACTATCGAACGGATCCTGGCTAAAACAGGCCATAGAGTCGCTTTTATCCTATTTCTTGGCCTACTTATTTCTAGCGTAGTGACTATGCTTGCCATCACCACGGCGGCGGTCTGGCTAGCTGCGCGATTTATTGCAGGCATGGCCGTGGCGGGTGTTTTTGTGGTTGTCGAATCATGGTTATTAATGGCCGACACCCCCAAAGCGAGAGCTAAACGTCTAGGCCTATATATGATGGCACTTTATGGCGGAAGCGCCCTCGGACAGCTTGCCATTGGCCCTCTGGGTACCGAGGGGACAACCCCCTATCTCTTCGCAATTTGCTTGCTCGGACTCGCGATCTTGGCGCCGCTGTTAATCACCTCTGGTCAACCAGAAAGACAACAGCAGCAAAAGTTACCCTTAAAAGAGATCAAAACACTCAGTCGTCCGGCAATTTTGGGCTGTTTGGTATCAGGGTTATTACTCGGTCCAATTTACGGGTTAATGCCTGTCTATATCGCCTCACAAGCAGATCACGCGCAGCAAACAGGACTACTGATGGCCTGCATCATTATTGGTGGAATGTTGGTCCAACCATTAGTCAGTTATCTATCGACGCGGATGAGCAAAAGCTTATTAATGGCCATGTTTTGTCTGCTAGGAACCCTAAGCGTATTAGGTATATTGAAAAGCAGTAGCTTTAATATGCTAGCCTTAAGTTATCTATTATTGGGGGCTTGTAGTTTCGCCCTCTATCCTATCGCTATCACCCTAGCCTGTGATCTACTGCCAGCAGCTAAAATTGTCTCTGCTACCGAAGTGATGCTGTTAAGCTACAGTATTGGCTCAGTATTAGGCCCGATACTAGCAGTCAAATTATCCGATGCGAGTGATAATATTATCTTCTATCTAGGAGGATGCCTGTTAACGACAAGCATCTATATGCTCATTAAAAGTAGTGAGAAAATATCCGCTGGCCAAAGCCCTGTTGTGGGCTAA
- a CDS encoding esterase/lipase family protein: MKLVLVHGIFNTGHVMGWMRKRFERQGYECISPSIAPFDGRHGIEYAAAQLKLAIETQFGSESPIVLIGFSMGGVVARYYLQCLGGASRTKALFSISSPHRGSYLAYLPYPSKAMRQLRPDSKLLQQLNLEQDVLRDVALYSYRTPMDLTIVPSRSSHWDVANNKVFMVPLHLSMIFSRRIVNEILALIPKG, encoded by the coding sequence ATGAAGTTGGTATTGGTACATGGGATATTTAATACCGGGCATGTGATGGGCTGGATGCGCAAGCGTTTTGAACGCCAAGGTTACGAGTGTATCTCTCCTTCAATCGCCCCCTTCGATGGTCGTCATGGGATAGAGTATGCTGCTGCCCAACTTAAATTGGCGATAGAGACCCAGTTTGGTAGTGAAAGCCCAATTGTGTTGATCGGATTTAGTATGGGCGGCGTAGTTGCGCGCTATTATCTGCAATGTCTTGGCGGTGCGAGTCGAACCAAGGCGCTGTTTTCTATCTCATCGCCTCATCGAGGGAGTTATTTAGCCTATCTACCTTACCCATCTAAGGCGATGCGCCAACTTCGTCCCGACAGTAAGCTATTGCAGCAGCTCAACCTTGAGCAAGACGTTTTGCGAGATGTAGCGCTTTACTCTTATCGTACACCAATGGATCTAACCATAGTGCCGAGTCGAAGTTCTCACTGGGACGTGGCGAACAATAAGGTTTTTATGGTGCCATTACACCTATCGATGATTTTTAGTCGGCGAATTGTGAATGAGATTTTAGCCCTAATACCTAAAGGTTGA